A region from the Clavibacter sp. A6099 genome encodes:
- a CDS encoding glycosyltransferase family 9 protein: MHDPAPRRVLVVRLDSVGDVLISGPAVRAVAADPRVEVHLLCGPRGASAGRLLPGVHAVHVWDAPWIASPAPAADAASVDALHAILAEVDADEAVILTSFHQSPLPLALLLRLAGVRRIAGASVDYAGSLLDVRLKPGEDLDEDQPEPERALAIAAAAGYALAAEDDGRLAVLPAALPSDVEALLPDGPFALVHPGAAVGARAYPADQHRDAVALLVERGIPVVVTGGPDECGLTAHVAGSAGIDLGGRTDLAGLGALMRRAAVLVSGNTGPAHLAAAVGLPVVSLFSPVVPPIRWAPYRVPVILLGDQDAACKLSRARDCPVPGHPCLAGVSPAEVADAVERLMATSRAEVPA, encoded by the coding sequence ATCCACGACCCGGCTCCCCGCCGCGTGCTCGTCGTGCGCCTCGACTCCGTGGGCGACGTGCTGATCTCCGGACCCGCGGTGCGCGCGGTCGCCGCCGACCCCCGCGTCGAGGTGCACCTGCTCTGCGGACCGCGCGGCGCATCCGCCGGCCGGCTGCTGCCCGGCGTCCACGCGGTGCACGTGTGGGACGCGCCCTGGATCGCCTCCCCCGCGCCCGCCGCCGACGCCGCGTCCGTCGATGCCCTGCACGCGATCCTCGCCGAGGTCGACGCCGACGAGGCCGTCATCCTCACGTCGTTCCACCAGTCGCCCCTGCCGCTCGCGCTGCTGCTGCGGCTCGCGGGCGTGCGGCGGATCGCGGGCGCCAGCGTCGACTACGCCGGCTCCCTCCTCGACGTGCGCCTGAAGCCCGGCGAGGACCTCGACGAGGACCAGCCCGAGCCCGAGCGCGCCCTCGCGATCGCCGCCGCGGCCGGGTACGCGCTGGCCGCCGAGGACGACGGGCGACTCGCCGTCCTCCCGGCCGCGCTGCCGTCCGACGTGGAGGCGCTCCTGCCCGACGGGCCGTTCGCGCTCGTGCACCCGGGCGCCGCGGTCGGGGCGCGCGCATACCCGGCCGACCAGCACCGGGACGCCGTCGCGCTCCTCGTCGAGCGCGGGATCCCCGTGGTCGTCACAGGCGGCCCCGACGAGTGTGGCCTCACGGCGCACGTCGCCGGATCCGCCGGCATCGACCTCGGCGGACGCACCGACCTCGCCGGGCTGGGCGCGCTCATGCGCCGCGCGGCCGTGCTCGTGAGCGGCAACACCGGGCCCGCGCACCTCGCCGCCGCGGTGGGCCTCCCCGTCGTCAGCCTGTTCTCGCCGGTCGTGCCGCCGATCCGGTGGGCGCCGTACCGCGTGCCCGTGATCCTCCTCGGCGACCAGGACGCGGCGTGCAAGCTCAGCCGCGCGCGCGACTGCCCGGTGCCGGGGCACCCGTGCCTCGCGGGGGTGTCGCCAGCCGAGGTCGCCGACGCGGTCGAGCGGCTGATGGCGACGAGCCGCGCGGAGGTGCCCGCATGA
- a CDS encoding glycosyltransferase — protein MRILMWHVHGGWTDSFVLGSHEILFPATPARDAWGLGRGGRAWPASAREVDPSSLHDADVDLVLLQRVAEIDEAERLLGRRLGSDVPAVFLEHNTPRGAPTETVHALADRDDIPVIHVTRFNALMWDTGSAPTTVVEHGVPDPGALYTGESASFGAVINEPVRRGRITGTDLLPAFAAVAPVEVFGMGTDLLPGAFPDLGDRIVPRGDLPTARMHPELARLRAYVHPHRWTSLGLSLLEAMHMGMPVLVLDATEASRAVPPDAGAISSDPADLVRVARLLLADPDEAARRGRVAREAALARYSLGRFLHDMDAVLHDAVDAAAARRSRRAAAGSGSTTSPHHPLDERTTR, from the coding sequence ATGAGGATCCTGATGTGGCACGTCCACGGCGGCTGGACCGACTCGTTCGTCCTCGGATCGCACGAGATCCTCTTCCCCGCCACGCCCGCGCGCGACGCCTGGGGCCTCGGCCGCGGCGGCCGCGCGTGGCCCGCGAGCGCGCGCGAGGTGGATCCGTCGTCCCTGCACGACGCCGACGTCGACCTCGTCCTGCTGCAGCGCGTCGCGGAGATCGACGAGGCGGAGCGCCTGCTGGGCCGCCGCCTCGGATCCGACGTGCCCGCCGTCTTCCTCGAGCACAACACCCCGCGCGGCGCCCCGACCGAGACCGTGCACGCGCTCGCCGACCGCGACGACATCCCGGTGATCCACGTCACGCGTTTCAACGCGCTCATGTGGGACACCGGATCCGCGCCGACCACGGTCGTCGAGCACGGCGTGCCCGACCCCGGCGCGCTCTACACGGGCGAGTCGGCGTCGTTCGGCGCGGTGATCAACGAGCCCGTGCGCCGCGGCCGCATCACTGGCACCGACCTGCTGCCCGCGTTCGCGGCGGTCGCGCCCGTCGAGGTGTTCGGGATGGGCACCGACCTGCTGCCCGGCGCCTTCCCCGACCTCGGCGACCGGATCGTGCCGCGCGGCGACCTGCCCACGGCCCGCATGCACCCCGAGCTCGCGCGCCTGCGCGCCTACGTCCACCCGCACCGCTGGACCTCGCTCGGCCTGTCGCTGCTCGAGGCCATGCACATGGGGATGCCCGTGCTCGTGCTCGACGCGACCGAGGCGTCGCGCGCGGTGCCGCCGGACGCGGGCGCGATCTCGTCCGACCCGGCCGACCTCGTGCGCGTGGCCCGGCTGCTGCTCGCGGATCCCGACGAGGCCGCCCGCCGCGGCCGCGTCGCCCGCGAGGCCGCGCTCGCCCGCTACTCGCTCGGCCGGTTCCTGCACGACATGGACGCCGTGCTGCACGACGCCGTGGATGCCGCCGCCGCGCGCCGGTCCCGACGCGCGGCCGCCGGATCCGGCTCCACGACTTCCCCGCACCACCCGCTCGACGAGAGGACGACACGATGA